gaatcttgtctgcaaattcctcaattgagtatttacacttcacatttttattccctattgaagacttaacctaattgtcatcaaccaccaaaaagggggagattgtaagtgcatctagtgccccttagtgattttggtggtttgaagatttatatgttaagtatctaatgtgtttataagtgtacacaggatctataagtcattgaggagtttgagatatttgaagaatatcgacccctaaaaatgtatatcttcagttgaagaaattggtctgaagctaaagaaatgaatcgcgaggaatctgcgatgaaattgatattcctcatgaagatattgatattgagaagaccggtggttcccgaagaaaatcattctgaataaattgaagcgtgaagattttcgctctctgttttactttcttcgcatttgatgaataggaacaccgtactgttaaagggggtcaaagtaacgctatggaatgaatttcctcatgatgctcaacccaagccaaatcctaccaaaagcctcaagtgaggaatatgagtgacatgaggactctcacagttgagggtcccgaccgtttcgataaccatgccaagtcactggtcttatccactccaacggtcatattatttaagggcattagtgtcaaatcatgtcgggatgctcccaggctataaatagccgcccccacaaccactagttggttggctgctccgttagaaactgacacttgtcataagagcaacccaattcctcagagccttcgagagtaaatcatcagtgaggaaatacaccacccaccgaaaccacaaaccaaacctagtgattgagcatcactgaagaagttgttcctgtgtgggactgaagccttttacctttgaggactgtgcatcctccagacggttaggcgtcatggtctagagcaatccagcagtcaattgtggatcgccgggtggccgagtttgtgagggtttggaagtctgccctgaagacttaccacgagtgttgggcgaggactgtgtgtccttagctcaaggagaatacggtagggactgtgtgtcccgggactgggtgtcctttggtttcaataccaagccgctccaaaccagatgtacaactgtcacagcagttggaactgggtcatcaacaacagtcttcaccaagaatcgggttctaattcctcaactctttacattctctgtattatgtgttgatgactttcactgtgactgtttgaagaatttgctgaagactttctctgaatttcctcaaccccaaattcttcacttgagttaatcatcatctgtattctgcgtgcctgcttactgtgcaatctgttctcataatcttcactctgtaatactgctgtggtgaacgtttgcacgactgatccttaactgtttccgctgtaagttagtcatcagtgaggaatttcctcaaaaggaatttcctcagtgatgaaattctaaatatCTCCTAtttacccccctctagtcgatataacgcactttcaagggtGATGGATCgaagccggaggaggtcagcggcatggtCGCCGATGCTGTACCTGTCGTGCACcccaatccagtacctttgctgacacgtAGCTTCCTTTAACCgtaggtctcgtcatgacctacgtcttgatgtgacttgagctccctagtcggctagtcgcttgactagcgggcctgggcacgaccgcctcgcctctagccgTCCGGTGtctcctggccggccagagagttggccgtctcaccccctagccggcaggtgcttcatAGCCGGCCAAGGGGACTTGGGCTTCGCATAAtggttcttgttgttccttcttggtagaaggcaaaggagtaggctcgatgagactACTCCggtgttatccccccgacagtgattcttccgaattgtccaacgttatccatggcagcccgagtatgtgtagattgggttcgttttcccatatgctttgttccggatccgatgcataatttcgttagtgcctccctgttgttctcctgatatagatcctctctgtttattgcggagacgtgtatcaggagaacagtggggaggtgctgccgaaattttgctttggatccagagcagagcatgggaaaacgaaccctctacacatactcgggtgggattaggacctatctttacctattagcgtgtaggttgcatggacgtaataaaactggcgaacttgtttaactgatgaatatatacgctgaattatatataaatatatttcttgtgtgtttagtagctaggcaagatgagtgatcgatcgtgcgtggatgtacaccggtcaccctagtcagaaagagatgacgaaagaatagtttctaaaaaccaaggattttttgaaagccgcatttgcaaaagagatgacgaaagaatggtttcaaaAACCAAGGATTttttgaaagccgcatttgcaaatggccaggaaacaaactggtacCCTTGTCCTtgatgcaacaactataaaaagaggacagaggctgtaatgattaaacacctacagaggaggggtttgaatcctaattatacggtttggacatttcatggtgagactatacaacgcaccagagctgaggtggttcgttgttgcaccgacgagcatggtaccggaatCGAaggcatggtgcaagactttgatgatgctcgggattcggaagatgagatggaggaatctgcaaaggccttctatgaaatgttggagtcttcaaaacgtcctctccaccagCACACCGAGCTTTGTCAGATGGATGCCATTGcaaaagtaatggctctgaaggctcagttcaacttggtaagagaatgctacgacgctatgatgacactatttggacgctttctacccaaaggctatgtcatgcctgcaaacctgtaccagtcggacaaaatacttcgtgtacttaagatgccctatgagaagatagatgcatgtgagaaaggatgtgtcttatttaggaaggactatgcacacttggactgttgtcccaattgcgagtcttgcaggtttcTTGTGTTAGACAacgatatgggtgagaagaggcagaccaaaatcgcagttagtgttcttcggtatatgccaatcataccaaggcttcaacgtcttttcatggtcaaggGAGCAGAAGCTGGTGGTGGGctctacctcctcctcctcgctgctgTTGATGGGAGGGATGGTGCGGTGGAAAGAATGCGAATGTGCAAAAGGAGAAGTAAGGAAGAGGCGATGTTGACGAAAAGAGGGGCGCGGGGCTCGAGGACGGGAAGGGAATGGATTAGATGTTGGGTGCGTTAGGGTTTTCATCATGCCCGGATTGAATCCATCCACCCACGTTCGCTGGAGAAGCCTTTCTCACGCACATGGCGGACGGAACAAATTGTATGAGAGGGTCCGTGGTCAAGCAAGGGCTATGAGTCATGCACACACAAGCTAAACTCATAGATAATGAGAGATGGCTGAGGTTTCGAAACGATCATGCTAACAATATTCACTCCCACGGCACAGCTGAAGTAGGATGACGGGTAGCATTGCAACTTTTATAAGAGAAATTATACGCACGATGACGACTCGTCTCATTTCGGGCGGTTTTGTACACAATAAATGATAAAACATACAAAATGATATAGAGAAAAGACTTATAAAAGTATGATTTTGTTAaatataacatttttttaaatataacatttttttaaatataacTCCCTTCGTTTCCAaatataacatttttttaaaaattatATGAATTACATATTagaaaaaagacttatatttatgaacggagAATACCAATCATATTGGATTTTTTAGTTTATATATCTCAGCGTACGatttcttaaatatttttggGCTGTGTACTTTTATAAAAGTATGATTTTGTCACCGCAGTGCAGGTTTATGTACCTAGTGTATAATTATAACTTATAAATTAAATActctctctgttttaaaataaataCAGTTTATTTAATAGGAGTATAAAATTTATATTAATTTAATATTAAATTTGTGACACTTATTTTCGCACGGAGGTAGTAGAACGGAAGGAAATGCCTCTCCTTTCTCCGTTCGTCCACCTCTTCCAAATCACCCCGCCCCACTTTTCCCCACTCGACCCAGCGTCCGGATCCCATCTCACCGAGCGGCGCTCATGTGACACTCCGGCTTGCGCTCTTGCTCACGCTCACGCTCTGCAAACCACCCCACCCCCCGACGCGGCAATTCCAACTGGAGCTTGGGCGCATCTAAttagtccaccgggttggaatcgGGGGCGATGGGGCAGGAGGGGATGGGGTACAACAGCGgcaaggccggcggcggcggtggaggggcccTACCGATGACGGCGGCGCGGGCGCGTGGGGCGTCGCCGCTTAGCACCCACCATCGGTCGCGCAAGATCAGCCGCACCTTCAACAACGTCAAGATCACCGTGCTCTGCGGCCTCGTCACCATCCTGGTCCTCCGGGGTACAATTgggctcaacctctccctcccgtCCCAACCCTCCGAGGCCGATGCCCTCGCAGGCGCCAAGGCCGTTGAGGACATCGACCGCATCCTCCGCGAGATCCGCTCCGACTCCGACCCCTCCGACCCCACCGACAGCGAACTCGACTCTTCCAGCGTCCTTTCGAACGCTACCGCACTCAACACCTCAGAAGCCGCCGTCGCCTATGCCGCCGCCGTGGGCAACTACGCGCTCGGTCCCAACGTCTCTGGCTGGGACGAGCAGCGCCGACGGTGGCTCACGCAGAACCAGGGCTTCCCAGCCACCGTCCCGGGCGGCAAGCCCAGGATCCTGCTTGTCACGGGGTCACAACCAGGCCCCTGCGACAACCCGCTTGGCGACCACTACCTGCTCAAGAGCACCAAAAACAAGATCGACTACTGCCGCTTCCACGACATCGAGATCGTTCACAACCTTGCGCACCTCGACAAGGAGCTCGCTGGTTACTGGGCCAAGCTGCCGCTGCTCCGCCGACTTATGCTCTCCCACCCGGAGGTCGAGTGGATCTGGTGGATGGACAGCGACGCCCTATTCACCGACATGGCCTTTGAGCTGCCCCTCTCGCGCTATGACAACCATAACCTCATCATCCACGGGTATCAGGATCTCCTCGTTGAGAAGCACTCTTGGATCGCGCTCAACACCGGCAGCTTCCTCTTCCGGAACTGCCAGTGGTCGCTCGATCTTCTCGATGCATGGGCTCCTATGGGGCCGAAGGGCTTCATCCGCGAGGAAGCCGGGAAGATACTCACCGCATACCTCAAGGGTCGCCCAGCATTCGAGGCTGACGACCAGTCTGCGCTGATATACCTCTTGCTCTCGCAGAAGGAGAAGTGGATGGACAAGGTGTATATAGAGAATTCATACTACTTGCATGGTTTCTGGGCTGGATTGGTGGACAAGTACGAGGAGATGATGGAGAACCACCATCCAGGGCTTGGGGATGAGCGGTGGCCATTTGTGACACACTTTGTCGGGTGCAAGCCATGCGGAAGCTATGGTGATTATCCAGTTGACCGGTGTCTCAAGAGTATGGAGAGAGCATTTAATTTTGCCGATAACCAGGTGCTACGCCTGTATGGTTTCGCACACAAGGGGCTGGAAAGCCCCAAGATCAAGAGGATCAGGAGTCAGACCACAAAGCCAATTAATGACAAGGAGAACCTTGATGTGAAGGCCAAGATGCCGACCACTTCTTGAAGCTACTGAAGATAAGGCAATAGCATTGGTCTCTTCAAGGTCAGCTTTTTGTCACTTGGTTGCTGTTCTAGTTTCTActatttttttttgcctttttgcttGTGGATTTTTTTCTTGTTATGTGTAACAGTTAGAGATTGCACACGGTATGTTTATCGTGAACTCAAACGTGGTAGGAGCTCAAATCAGACGGAAATATCTCAGTTTTGTACTCAATTTCATTTCAGTGCTACTTTCTTGCGGGACAAGCACCCCTAATGTGGTATCTTGTAGTGATTTGTGTTCTATGTTGAAGTGCAGTTTTGAAGCAAAGCTGATTGCTTAGCTAATTCAAAACATTTGGCCTTATAGTAAGATCCCGCGGGGCATATTTTCCAATGGACCTCCTCATGCTCCAAACTTTTGTTAGTCCCTTtgatccatattaattgtcgtATGTCGCTGATTTAGTATGGATAGGAGGGAgtaagttcatttggtatttgtcTTCTTCAATGGTGGTATGTACCGAATTGCCGCTTTTAGTGCCTAGATATGTTACTCAAAAAATGTTTCATGGAACTATTGAAGAAAAGATGCGAACTGAGCATATATCACAAGTGTCTAGATTCCTTGTGCAAGAATCTGTCCACCCAGGTTATGGTCCTAAACTTGGCATGGGTGATTGCATTTTTTAGCGGTATGGTGTATGATGTGTCCATGGTCATTTCACCAATCTCAAGATTTGCTGGCTCAGTCCCTTGGAGTTCATTTTTCAAAGAAAAAGTCAAAAAACTAGTATTTAAGAGAAGGCACTATCTCACTCGTAACAAATTACATATTTGAAATAATGGTAATAGAAGATAAGAAAAAGGATAGCCGGTATTTACCACAATGCAAGCTGCTTACAGAGGTGTTTCGTTGAATAATCCAGTTTTTGTGGAACCATCAGTGCTTATATCTATAGCACTGGGGATAATCCATTTTTTGGGAAACATCAGTGCTTATATCTATAGCTGGAACGCGTTGTTAAGCATCTGCTCTGTACAAATAAGTACTGGTGCTTAAGGTAAGGCTAGTTTATTTTTCTAGACACCTTTGCTCCCCACAAATAAGCAATGGTGCTTAAGATTAGGCTGGTTTATTTCTCTAAACACCTTGCATTGTACATGACCTTGGTTGTGGACTTGGCTTAATTCAAAGTTCGTTAGTCTTGGCTACCGAGTCAGGTTGGAGTCCGGCTTTGGAGTTGTATGCATTTGACATTAAAAATTATCCCGAGGGAGTGAACTATGTATACACATGTTTTCAGATTGATTTTATCGAAATCTATTGTGAATGAACTATGTATCACATGTTTTCAGAATGCTTTTATCGAAATCCATGATAGTCGTGAAGCATATTTTTGCAGCTTCAGATATTATAACAGCAGAAGCAATAATATGCAGACGCAACTTGTCCATCAGAGAGCTGATGCCGTTTTAGGAAGACATTCTGTCGAGAATAACTTTGTACTTATGCAACCGTCCATGCTCTGTTTTTTTCCCATAGATGCAACAAAAAAGTGTTGGAGATTTACGGTTTGTGGTCTTGTTTTTTTCCCATAGATGCAACAAAAAAGTGTTGGAGATTTACGGTTTGTGGTTTGTGGTCTACAGCATATTCCTCTGCGTTTTTTTGGTGCCTGCTCATAATTCTCAATATTGCCTGCTCATAATTCGCAAATTCGCATATATGAGGCTGGGTCGGGACCTTCTTATATTGTCTTTTCAAAAAGTCCAACTCTTATATACAAATAATATTTGTTATCTTCTTTGGAGTTTTTATATTGTCTTTTCAAAAAGTCCAACTCTTATATACAAATAATATTTGTTATCTTCTTTGGAGTATCCTATTTAACGCTGTCTCAAAGTGTCGGGCAAACGTACTGAttccggttttgggaacctttcTAGAGTTTTCCAGTCAGTTTTTTCTgcttttgggaaccttctaggaGGTTCCCTGAACCGTTTTTTTGTTTTTcgcttttttttttctgtttctgtttcaaacactattctggattttcaaaaaaatttcTTAATTTTTGATAATTGTTCTTCAAATACAAaaaatgtttttgttttttttaatagTTGCcgtttttcaaaaacattcatcacttcaaaaaatgtttgggatttttaaaaaatgtttagtTTTCGAAGAAAATGTTCGGTATTTTAAGAAACAAGTTCGGTATTTTAAGAAACAATTCAGTATCTTCAAAATATGTTtggtaatttcaaaaaatgttcaaaatatcAAAATTTTGTTCAGTTTTAGAACTAAGTTCATGTTTGGAAATTGAtcttaaattttaaaaaatgttcttgcttttaaaaaatgttccaaaatttaaaaaattgttGTTTTTCAAACATTATTCATAAACTCAAAAAATGttttgaattttcaaaaaatgttctggattttcaaaaaatatttttcaaattggaAAAATGTGTTTGTTTGttgtaaaaaatgttcaaaatttcaTATAGTtggcatttttcaaaaacattcataacttcaaaaattgtatgggatttaaaaaaaatgttcggtattaaaaaaattaaaataacaaCAATTTCGTTCAATTTTTAGACTAGGTTTGTGCTCGAAAATTGTTCTTAAATTtcgaaaaatgtttttgcttcaaattcgaaaaggaaaggaaatatgaaaaaaaaaggaaccaaaaaaaggaaataaacagaaaaggaaaaaaaggaacacaaaacaaagaaaaaaggaaattaTCAGATTCTCTTAAGACAAAAAAAACTGGGCTGGTCCAGTTGGGTGACACCCCTTGCGACCACTCcgcatagaatgtgtattgaaactcttatgtatgaaaaatatatgtccagTAAGGTTccttaaattttcttaaatatttttgaggcaagaaaataattttccctatgaaataccatttctagcGTTAGAAAACGGTAAttaataaaatagaaaataacttgtaaaatatttttttttggttttgagaagtctttttgatagtaggatccaaataaaatctttgaaGTAAAATACCCctcctaaattgaggacttgAAGTACAAATCTCAACACAGGGTTTTTAATATCTTaaacaaataaaatgcctttttgTTGAAACAATATTTTTTAAAAGTAGTTTCTCGTTCTGTACACATATCATGATCATCGGGCAAGGGTTTGGGGTCAAGGAAAGGAGTCCTTGAGAGAAGAAtaatttttgtgatttaaaacacaatcaatcacacaCGCAAGTAGCAACCAAACTAATCATCACAATCACACAATTTTTTTTTAATTGGTTATAAATTTTGTTAAAACGTAATGTGGTAAAGTGGTATAAACACAAGGTGTGACATCAAATCAACACCCCTCAGGTTGTTCGActgtaacatgatccaaatccatcaacccaagtccaatcatcacgtgagacgaggtggtttcaatggtgaacatctccatgttgatcatatctactatatgagtcatgtttgacctttcggtctcgtgtgttccgaggccatgtctgtacatgctagaatCGTTAagttttaacccaagtgttctgcatgtgcaaaactggattacacctgttgtatgcgaacgtagagtctatagcacctgatcatcacgtgttgCCTCGAGACGATgaaccttcgcaacagtgcacacttggggagaacacaattttatcctgaaattttagcgagggatcatattactccctccgttcctaaatataaggtgtattagtttttcaaaaagtcaatggttgtctatgtttgaccaacattatagcaaaatatataaatacttacaataccaaatatatacaatataaaaatatatttcaaggTGAATCTATTATTTCATATTTtagatattattatttttatcaataaacttggtcaaagtttaAAAACTTTGacttttttcaaaaataatacacgaacggagggagtataatgctactgtcatcctaagaaaaataagatgaataaaaggattaacatcacatgcaaaacatacaagtgacataatatggccatGATCATCTTGTGTTTTTGACCTCCATatccaaagcaccaacatgacaCCATGACCTCCATAGTGTCTCTATTGGGTTGCtgcgccaactatgcttctacaactattgctaaatCTTAGCGGAAAAGTAAAGCAAAAAAGGCAAAcattaattaaagacaaccctatggctcttgccggttgctttagtcatcgacatgcaagtcatgttaatctatacaaaacatgatcatctcatacatacatatatctcatcatgtctttggtcatatcatatcacaacataccttgcaaaaacaagttagacgtcctttactttgttgttgcatggtttacatggctgctatttgtgactagcaagaaccattcttacctaagcaacgccacaatggtgatattcaagttgctatttcaccttctacaaggaccgtctCTCTCGAATcgaattcaactaaagtgggagagacaaacacccgccattcatctttacacaacaagttgcatgtcagttgatggaaacggtctctcgtacgtggacgagtaaggttggtccaggccccttcatcccacaatactgccgaatcaaaaGAAGACCGGGAAAGTAAGCAATCtagacatcaacacccacaaacactttgtgttctactcgtgcaagttatctatgcatagacctaactctgataccactgttcaggaacgttgcatggaaaacaaaaaatttcctacgctcaccaagatcaacctattgttggggcatagtttatgcctaagtaattttggtgattgatgacagtaccgcaaaggactaaccgtgtgtgttaagatttcagataacacacgtcaacggcacaagacgactcgccccctcgttcgtgAAACAGAAGTAcgacgttctctacgattctctttatttgagttataggaaagccgtactattaagaaaggaatcgtagtggaaaggtttgggtggaatcaatctttgcacgcgcacacttcacatattttccccttgccgacaactttggagtgactcccgcctttgtgtttccttcatctttgcaaatggccccccagcgatagtaccgctgggcctagcggtagtaccgttggagtgttagcggtagtaccgctgcagccagcggtagtaccgctagctggcggtagtaccgcccctggtcagcggtagtaccgctccaggagctttgtaccgcctgcttagcggttgtgcgtggacggacctttttgcgaagactttcttggcggtagtagtgcttgcactaccaggggcccggcggtagtaccgctgcagccagcggtagtaccgctagacacgggctgtgagtgggaaaacggttggattcaccccccactatataaagggttcttctagctgtggaactctatctcttatcctcccaagctccattgttgctccctaagctcaacagtgcccaatctctctccctagccaatcaaacttgttgattctttagggattggttgagaaggcctagatccacacttccaccaagagaaaagttgatttcccctccaatcccttgcggatcttgttactcttgggtatttgagcatcctagacggttgaggtcacctcgaagccatattccattgtggtgaagcttcgtggtcttgttgggagcctccaagctttgtgtggagtttgccccaaccttgtttgtaaaggttcggtcgccgccttcaagggcacctatagtggaatcacggtaccttgcattgtgcgagggtgtgaggagaatatggtggccttagtggcttattggggagcattgtgcctccacaccgctgcaacggagacgtacttctgtcaaagggaaggaacttcggtaacacatcctcgtctccatcggttccacttgtggttatctctaacctttactttgtgtatgcttatgttgttgtctatctcttatttGTCTTAgttgctctcgttgttagcttcattagggttcaccccattgccgtaatatttgtgaacccgtatgttgtttaccctaacttgctaagtttaattaaaaagtggtcgttgcctattcacccccctctagtcaaccatatgggtcctttcaattggtatcagagccacgtctctttattaagggtttaaccacccgaagagtatggaaggcgaagagggaattaaccatgggcaactcgaggccatggacttgacttcggtcacaagggacgacttgaatacggctatggccgtgtcgtgggtataagcctgacagtagatgtgtagggtacgaaagggatgggcagagccttagctacggcgaggttgtatgagttcaggcccctctacggtggaggtaatagccctacatctcagtgctcagggagcttgttgtcgagtggaatatcgaatacaatgaattgctaacccccgcaccagtgggggagggtggcttatatagagtgcgttgccctccacaacggttcggtgcacatgggtggagtagtgacgaataaatgcctacgttacaggtaacgtacgtcttaaatgctaataaaggcatatggaaacgtatgaccgtttccctccaggggggttacgatccacagagtggaatccagtcggttagtttgataaactccgaatgctaatctccgactggacggtcgaggatctgttaccgactggatggagagaactccttagttcagttggaactgactaagggtcttatcccttatgagGGGGTAGTCCTTAGGTTGGACCTAcaaggcagacctatgaccctaccctaggactatgaccccatcattagtccccgaatggattggggt
This genomic stretch from Hordeum vulgare subsp. vulgare chromosome 6H, MorexV3_pseudomolecules_assembly, whole genome shotgun sequence harbors:
- the LOC123401342 gene encoding probable glycosyltransferase 2, with translation MGQEGMGYNSGKAGGGGGGALPMTAARARGASPLSTHHRSRKISRTFNNVKITVLCGLVTILVLRGTIGLNLSLPSQPSEADALAGAKAVEDIDRILREIRSDSDPSDPTDSELDSSSVLSNATALNTSEAAVAYAAAVGNYALGPNVSGWDEQRRRWLTQNQGFPATVPGGKPRILLVTGSQPGPCDNPLGDHYLLKSTKNKIDYCRFHDIEIVHNLAHLDKELAGYWAKLPLLRRLMLSHPEVEWIWWMDSDALFTDMAFELPLSRYDNHNLIIHGYQDLLVEKHSWIALNTGSFLFRNCQWSLDLLDAWAPMGPKGFIREEAGKILTAYLKGRPAFEADDQSALIYLLLSQKEKWMDKVYIENSYYLHGFWAGLVDKYEEMMENHHPGLGDERWPFVTHFVGCKPCGSYGDYPVDRCLKSMERAFNFADNQVLRLYGFAHKGLESPKIKRIRSQTTKPINDKENLDVKAKMPTTS